A genomic segment from Saprospiraceae bacterium encodes:
- a CDS encoding adenylosuccinate synthase gives MAVDVILGLQWGDEGKGKIVDYLAPKYDIVARFQGGPNAGHTLKFDGKKFVLHTVPSGIFRENLLNLIGNGVVIDPITLEKELLELEASGVEYAQRLLVSRKAHLILPTHRYLDAASENAKGVEKIGSTLKGIGPTYMDKTGRNGLRVGDIERPGFMDKYETLKQKHLNLIKLYPPIDFDLATEEKRWMASLEKLRQLQTVEGEYYLNRLLGEGKKVLAEGAQGTMLDIDFGTYPYVTSSNTITAGVCTGLGIAPHKIGEVIGITKAYCTRVGSGPFPTELDNEDGEFLRKEGAEFGATTGRPRRCGWIDMPQLKYTVLLNGVTQLVVTKVDVLNKFKEIQLATKYKIKGEETTELPFDICDIVIEPLYESHPGWQTSLDDATTYEELPEAVQTYLERLETYLGVPVTMVSTGPERRKLILKEVTTTV, from the coding sequence AGGCAAAATTGTAGATTATTTAGCCCCAAAATATGATATAGTTGCCCGTTTCCAAGGTGGCCCAAATGCAGGACATACCTTGAAATTCGATGGCAAAAAATTTGTCTTGCATACCGTTCCTTCTGGTATTTTCAGGGAAAACTTGCTCAATTTGATCGGAAATGGGGTCGTCATTGATCCTATTACCCTCGAAAAGGAGTTGTTGGAATTAGAAGCATCAGGCGTCGAATATGCACAGCGCCTTTTGGTATCTCGAAAGGCTCACCTGATCCTGCCAACCCACCGCTACCTCGACGCCGCCTCGGAAAATGCCAAAGGCGTAGAGAAAATAGGCTCTACCCTAAAAGGCATCGGACCTACTTACATGGACAAGACCGGTCGCAATGGCCTGAGGGTAGGAGATATCGAGCGGCCAGGTTTTATGGATAAATATGAAACCTTGAAGCAAAAACACCTTAACCTGATCAAACTTTATCCGCCTATTGATTTTGATCTGGCTACGGAGGAAAAACGCTGGATGGCTAGCCTGGAAAAACTCCGTCAACTGCAAACGGTCGAGGGAGAATATTACCTCAATCGATTATTGGGTGAAGGTAAAAAAGTGCTGGCAGAGGGTGCACAGGGTACCATGCTGGATATTGATTTTGGCACATATCCTTATGTCACTTCTTCTAATACCATCACCGCTGGTGTTTGTACGGGATTAGGAATAGCCCCTCATAAGATTGGAGAAGTGATCGGGATTACCAAAGCTTATTGTACCAGGGTTGGGTCGGGCCCTTTTCCTACGGAGTTGGATAATGAAGATGGCGAATTTTTGCGGAAAGAAGGTGCCGAATTTGGCGCCACCACAGGTAGACCAAGGCGCTGTGGATGGATTGATATGCCTCAATTGAAATACACGGTTTTATTGAATGGAGTCACCCAACTCGTTGTCACCAAGGTAGATGTACTCAATAAATTCAAAGAAATCCAGCTGGCAACCAAATATAAAATCAAAGGCGAAGAGACTACGGAACTGCCATTTGATATTTGCGACATTGTTATTGAACCACTTTATGAATCTCACCCAGGATGGCAAACGTCACTGGATGATGCCACCACCTATGAGGAGTTGCCCGAAGCTGTCCAGACTTATTTGGAACGCCTGGAAACTTATTTAGGGGTGCCTGTTACGATGGTTTCTACCGGGCCGGAGCGACGAAAGCTCATCCTCAAAGAAGTAACTACTACGGTTTGA
- a CDS encoding flavin reductase produces MDQNINSEKRLLLDEIMDLERFTRMNLLNTISGVKGAHLIGTLGHRGVPNLGVFSSIVHVGASPPHIGFILRPLTVPRHTYHNIKAQGFFTLNSIQNGILTKAHQTSANYPEGVSEFDAVGLTPHYSDLHPAPYVQESALKIGLEWVEEYPIKANGTLFIVGKVVELIFPTSAMAPTGHIEHEQLDTMAVSGLDTYYQLGDKQRLAYARAPK; encoded by the coding sequence ATGGATCAGAACATTAACAGCGAAAAGCGATTACTCCTGGACGAAATCATGGACCTGGAACGGTTCACCAGGATGAATTTGTTGAATACCATTTCCGGGGTGAAAGGAGCCCATTTGATAGGGACCCTTGGCCATCGAGGGGTGCCCAACCTGGGGGTCTTTAGCTCTATTGTGCACGTCGGGGCAAGTCCGCCGCACATTGGGTTTATCCTCCGGCCATTGACGGTTCCCCGCCATACCTACCACAATATAAAAGCACAAGGCTTTTTTACCTTAAATAGTATCCAAAATGGAATACTCACCAAGGCCCATCAAACCTCGGCCAATTACCCAGAGGGCGTATCCGAGTTTGATGCAGTAGGACTCACGCCCCATTATTCCGACCTTCACCCCGCGCCTTATGTGCAAGAAAGTGCGCTCAAAATAGGATTGGAATGGGTGGAAGAATATCCTATCAAGGCCAATGGTACACTCTTTATCGTAGGAAAAGTCGTAGAGCTGATTTTCCCCACCTCCGCCATGGCACCAACTGGTCATATCGAACACGAACAACTGGATACCATGGCCGTTAGTGGTTTGGATACCTATTATCAACTAGGTGACAAGCAACGACTTGCCTATGCTAGGGCCCCTAAATAG
- a CDS encoding ubiquinol cytochrome C oxidoreductase, whose amino-acid sequence MKTLTAVRPRNGLFNFVLFFSAISYVLVWLPLLRCLFDGASYRWGQTFFGIPVSSQGIQMGFVFLLIMLVFYLALFYSFYWLENRKVFYGLLSAWWLISFGNLLFDILKEGDTMFHGDTLDVHISISAIVIPISLIALAAVIMLIRKDQHMEPSTLTWNRRNRLTAYILLAPLPIQAILLMSGEAHGTTDEIGVIITILQAILFPLIFIPKKAI is encoded by the coding sequence ATGAAAACATTAACTGCCGTTCGGCCCCGAAATGGGCTTTTCAATTTTGTACTCTTTTTTTCAGCTATTAGCTATGTATTGGTTTGGCTACCACTACTGCGATGCCTGTTTGATGGCGCTTCTTATCGCTGGGGGCAAACTTTTTTTGGTATCCCTGTATCAAGTCAGGGTATCCAAATGGGGTTTGTCTTTTTACTCATCATGCTGGTCTTTTATCTGGCCTTATTCTATTCTTTTTACTGGCTAGAAAACCGAAAAGTATTTTATGGCTTATTGTCAGCTTGGTGGTTAATCAGTTTTGGAAACCTGCTTTTTGACATTCTAAAAGAGGGAGATACGATGTTCCATGGAGACACCTTAGATGTTCATATCTCCATTTCTGCTATTGTTATTCCTATTTCCTTAATTGCTTTGGCTGCGGTTATTATGCTTATTCGAAAGGATCAGCACATGGAGCCATCTACCCTGACCTGGAATCGTCGCAACCGACTTACAGCTTACATCCTTTTGGCTCCGCTACCTATCCAGGCCATTTTGTTAATGAGTGGGGAGGCTCATGGTACAACCGATGAAATTGGGGTTATCATTACCATCCTCCAGGCCATACTTTTCCCACTTATTTTTATACCGAAGAAGGCTATTTAG
- a CDS encoding LytTR family DNA-binding domain-containing protein — translation MNYRLKFKTTYLEKPIPFLVDAKDKWLFILFINLYVAFFLLIFQPFGVNNYDPTHKIRLSLLIGISTFTGINILVMVLYEFGLNPILWKVSNRKTLGLRLVFLWLILSTCTFYIYNWMGDFHDWLWSSYAGFIRDIGLMLVIPTIGIILYFNQREVKKEVTYLKRQPIQVAKMENMISLVAENGKDKLLLDSTLLILLEAQDNYVAIFHLEHQHLKKTLFRSSLKKLEEQLEASQIIRCHRSYLINPDYIQKAQGNAHQLQLSIHHFPDTVPVSRTYIPHILGLLDIRPI, via the coding sequence ATGAATTATCGACTCAAATTTAAAACTACTTATTTAGAAAAGCCCATCCCCTTTCTGGTTGATGCCAAGGATAAATGGTTATTTATTTTATTCATCAATTTATACGTTGCATTTTTCTTGCTTATTTTCCAACCCTTTGGCGTTAATAATTATGATCCTACGCATAAGATCAGGCTCTCTTTGTTAATTGGCATAAGTACTTTTACCGGCATAAATATACTAGTGATGGTACTTTATGAATTTGGATTAAACCCAATCCTATGGAAGGTATCTAATCGAAAGACCCTAGGATTAAGGCTGGTTTTTCTTTGGCTAATCTTAAGTACCTGTACCTTTTATATTTATAATTGGATGGGAGATTTCCACGATTGGTTATGGAGTAGCTATGCCGGATTCATCCGCGACATTGGCTTAATGTTGGTTATTCCTACCATCGGCATCATTTTGTATTTTAATCAAAGGGAAGTTAAAAAAGAGGTTACCTATCTCAAGCGACAGCCTATACAAGTAGCCAAAATGGAAAACATGATCAGCCTGGTAGCTGAAAACGGGAAAGATAAATTGCTGCTAGACTCGACCCTATTAATTTTACTTGAGGCACAGGATAATTATGTCGCTATTTTCCATTTGGAGCATCAGCACCTAAAAAAGACGTTATTTCGATCTTCCTTGAAAAAACTGGAAGAACAGCTCGAAGCTAGCCAGATCATTCGTTGTCATCGCTCCTATTTAATCAATCCAGATTATATTCAAAAAGCACAAGGCAACGCCCATCAGCTACAACTAAGCATTCATCATTTCCCTGATACGGTACCTGTTTCCCGCACCTATATTCCACACATTTTAGGGCTTTTGGATATTCGCCCCATATGA
- a CDS encoding carbon-nitrogen hydrolase family protein has product MKPTKVAIVQAAPVLFDKQGSLAKVAEYAAVVAKEGAELVLFPEAFIPAYPRGLSFGMVVGSRQDWGRDHWLMYWENALEIPGPALDFLAGVAKENKLFLVIGVIERDAQQGTLYCSMLYFNPEGQLIQRHRKLKPTGSERLIWGEGRGDDLQVLSTPLGRLGGLICWENYMPLARMALYEQNVQIYLAPTADQRESWQSTMVHIACEGRCFVLACNQYVTKSLYPAIFQEEIKDMPAVLCRGGSVVVSPLGAILAGPLWDEEGVLYATLDLADCTKAKLDFDVCGHYARPDVFDFCWKKDN; this is encoded by the coding sequence ATGAAACCAACGAAAGTCGCCATTGTACAGGCTGCACCTGTGTTATTTGACAAACAGGGATCGCTGGCGAAAGTTGCCGAATATGCTGCAGTAGTAGCAAAAGAAGGGGCGGAATTGGTGCTTTTTCCGGAGGCCTTTATTCCCGCCTACCCTCGCGGCCTTAGCTTTGGGATGGTGGTGGGGAGCCGGCAAGACTGGGGGCGCGATCACTGGTTGATGTATTGGGAGAACGCCTTGGAAATACCTGGACCTGCGCTTGATTTCCTGGCCGGCGTGGCCAAAGAAAATAAGTTATTTCTGGTGATTGGAGTGATAGAACGGGATGCCCAGCAAGGAACCTTGTATTGTAGTATGCTTTATTTTAATCCTGAAGGCCAGCTTATTCAGCGGCACAGAAAATTGAAACCGACGGGTTCAGAACGCCTCATCTGGGGAGAGGGTAGGGGGGATGACCTCCAGGTGTTGTCAACGCCATTGGGGCGCCTGGGAGGGCTAATTTGTTGGGAAAACTACATGCCCCTGGCACGCATGGCCTTATACGAACAAAATGTACAGATCTACCTGGCGCCCACCGCCGACCAAAGAGAAAGCTGGCAATCGACGATGGTTCACATTGCATGTGAAGGCCGGTGTTTTGTGTTGGCCTGTAATCAATATGTAACCAAATCACTGTATCCTGCCATTTTTCAGGAGGAAATAAAAGACATGCCAGCGGTGCTTTGCCGGGGAGGAAGTGTCGTGGTGTCTCCTTTGGGCGCGATATTAGCAGGACCGCTTTGGGATGAAGAAGGCGTTTTGTATGCTACACTTGATCTGGCAGACTGCACCAAGGCCAAACTCGATTTTGATGTGTGTGGACACTATGCCCGACCAGATGTGTTTGACTTTTGCTGGAAAAAAGATAATTGA
- a CDS encoding Bax inhibitor-1/YccA family protein yields the protein MSKRRRGFMESRNPIMNEDAFRKASLNNSALDADFIQVGAGRMTVQGAVNKSLILSGIMLLTALWGFTSPSSIMMWGGAIGGLIVVLIASFRPHLSPTLAPIYAGLEGLFVGSISAIYAAAYDGIIFQAVTLTMGVLFAMLFIYKAGIIKVTDKLRSGIYMATGAIAIVYLVNIVLSFFGINMPYLHEASPIGIGISLVIIAVAAFNLLLDFDNFEKGEAYGAPSYMEWFSAMGLLITLVWLYIEILRLVAMLSSRD from the coding sequence ATGAGTAAAAGAAGAAGAGGTTTCATGGAATCTCGAAATCCTATTATGAATGAGGATGCATTCAGAAAAGCCTCCTTAAATAACAGTGCCCTCGATGCCGATTTTATTCAGGTAGGCGCAGGTCGTATGACGGTACAAGGCGCGGTTAACAAGTCCTTGATTTTATCAGGCATCATGTTGCTTACTGCCTTATGGGGTTTTACATCTCCTAGTTCCATCATGATGTGGGGAGGAGCCATTGGTGGATTAATAGTTGTATTAATAGCCTCGTTTAGGCCTCATCTGTCTCCTACCCTGGCACCAATCTATGCAGGTTTGGAGGGCTTATTTGTTGGAAGTATATCTGCCATTTACGCAGCTGCTTATGACGGCATTATTTTTCAGGCTGTCACCCTGACCATGGGTGTACTTTTTGCCATGTTATTCATTTACAAAGCAGGTATTATAAAAGTAACCGATAAGCTACGGTCTGGTATCTATATGGCGACCGGCGCCATTGCGATTGTCTATCTTGTTAACATTGTATTGTCGTTCTTCGGCATTAATATGCCTTATCTGCATGAGGCTAGCCCAATTGGTATCGGTATCAGTCTGGTCATTATTGCAGTGGCTGCCTTCAATTTATTGTTGGATTTCGATAATTTCGAGAAAGGTGAGGCCTATGGCGCCCCCTCCTATATGGAGTGGTTTTCTGCGATGGGTTTACTGATTACCTTAGTCTGGTTATATATTGAAATTCTTCGCTTGGTAGCGATGTTGTCTTCCAGGGATTAG
- a CDS encoding ATP-binding protein produces MKKLPIGIQTFDKIIEEDFLYIDKTQKIHQLITSGDYFFLSRPRRFGKSLTISTIKAIYDGKASLFRGLWIADKWNWNKKNPVIHIPFNEIGYKSLGLAEALNRFLDEQADLYSIKLEASVYDQKFRELIRKLSVKEKVVILIDEYDKAIIDYLGTETAQALTHQQILKNFYSIIKSSDPYIELLLITGVSKFSKIGIFSDLNNLNDITFDWRFAELTGYTQKELEFYFEPYFQMVLDRNNFTELTELLSQVRYWYNGYSWDAECFVYNPFSVLSYFATGEFRNYWFETGTPSFLLELMKAENKYQLSKLKVNQAAFSSYDIENLKALPILFQTGYLTIKQKLPYRYVLDYPNNEVRESMLQYILADLSNDDPGLTTNFILNLQEAFYEDDLDQVMELLQSIFARIPHQIFIANKEAYYHSLLYIVFHFLKLYTVAAEVSTNKGRIDAVIETPRHIYIIEFKLNESAAVALTQIKENGYPEQYASRKKPIVLVGINFAEEKRGIQDWIVERI; encoded by the coding sequence ATGAAAAAGTTGCCAATTGGTATTCAAACTTTCGATAAAATAATTGAAGAGGACTTCCTCTATATAGATAAAACACAAAAGATTCACCAGCTAATTACTAGTGGTGACTACTTTTTTCTTTCCCGTCCTCGCCGTTTTGGAAAATCGCTTACAATTTCAACAATCAAAGCAATTTATGATGGCAAAGCATCACTGTTTCGTGGTTTGTGGATTGCCGATAAGTGGAATTGGAACAAAAAGAACCCTGTTATTCATATTCCTTTTAATGAAATTGGTTATAAATCGTTGGGTTTGGCGGAAGCCCTTAATCGATTTTTAGATGAACAGGCCGATTTATATAGCATTAAATTAGAAGCGTCTGTTTATGATCAAAAATTTAGAGAGCTAATTCGTAAGCTATCAGTCAAAGAAAAAGTTGTCATTCTGATAGATGAGTATGATAAGGCAATTATTGATTATCTGGGCACAGAAACAGCCCAAGCCTTAACTCATCAACAAATACTTAAAAACTTTTATAGTATCATAAAAAGTAGCGACCCCTATATCGAATTATTACTTATAACAGGTGTTTCTAAGTTTAGTAAAATTGGAATTTTTTCAGACTTAAATAATTTGAATGATATTACTTTTGATTGGCGGTTTGCGGAATTGACGGGCTATACTCAAAAAGAGTTGGAATTTTATTTTGAACCGTATTTTCAAATGGTACTTGACCGAAATAATTTTACTGAATTGACTGAATTATTAAGCCAGGTCCGTTATTGGTATAATGGCTATTCTTGGGACGCGGAGTGTTTTGTTTACAATCCATTCTCCGTACTTTCCTATTTTGCGACTGGAGAGTTTCGTAATTACTGGTTCGAAACGGGGACTCCAAGTTTTCTCTTAGAATTGATGAAGGCTGAAAACAAATACCAATTGAGTAAATTGAAAGTCAATCAGGCTGCCTTTTCATCTTATGATATAGAGAACCTTAAAGCATTGCCTATTTTATTTCAAACGGGGTATCTCACCATAAAGCAAAAACTACCATACAGATACGTTTTAGATTATCCAAATAATGAAGTGCGTGAGTCAATGCTCCAATATATCTTAGCTGATTTGAGTAATGACGATCCAGGGCTTACTACTAATTTTATCCTGAATTTGCAAGAAGCATTTTATGAGGATGATTTGGATCAGGTTATGGAATTGCTCCAAAGTATTTTTGCCCGTATTCCACATCAAATTTTTATAGCTAACAAAGAGGCTTATTATCATTCCTTGCTTTATATCGTATTCCATTTTTTGAAGCTATATACAGTGGCAGCAGAAGTTAGCACTAATAAAGGCAGGATTGATGCAGTAATTGAAACGCCAAGGCATATTTATATCATTGAGTTCAAATTAAATGAAAGTGCTGCTGTTGCTTTAACCCAAATTAAAGAAAATGGCTATCCCGAACAATATGCATCCCGAAAAAAACCAATAGTATTAGTAGGGATCAATTTCGCTGAAGAAAAAAGAGGAATTCAGGATTGGATAGTAGAAAGAATTTAA